The sequence GTGGTGGCTGCAACTTCAGCCACGTAAAAGGCACGGCGCTGCCGCCTTCGGCCACGCAGCATCGCCCCCAGCTGGCGGGCGCGGCGTTTGAGGCGATGGGCGTGTCGCTGGTGTTCCACCCGCGCAACCCGTATGTGCCGACGGTTCACATGAACGTGCGCATGTTCGCCGCGCTGCCCAAGGATGCCGAACCGGTGATCTGGTTCGGCGGTGGCATGGATCTCACACCCTATTACGGGTTTGAAGAAGATGCGGTGCATTTCCACCGCGTTTGCCGCGAATCGCTGGCACCCTTTGGCAAGGAGCTGCATGGCCGCTTCAAACACTGGTGCGACGATTACTTCTTCCTGAAGCACCGCAACGAACCGCGTGGCGTCGGCGGCATCTTCTTCGACGACTTCAACGAGCTGGGTTTTGATCGCAGCTTCGAAATGACGCAATCCGTGGGCGATGCGTTCCTGAAGGCGTACCTGCCCATCGCCGAACGTCGCCGGGACACACCTTATGGCGAGCGCGAGCGCGAGTTCCAAGCCTACCGCCGGGGTCGTTACGTCGAATTCAACTTGGTGTTTGACCGGGGCACGCTGTTTGGCCTGCAATCGGGCGGGCGCACCGAAGCCATTCTTATGTCCATGCCGCCAGTGGTGAACTGGCGTTACCAATGGGCACCCGAACCCGGCACGCCCGAAGCACGGCTTTATACCGATTTCCTGCGCCCCCGCGATTGGGCGCACGAAAACCTGGCCTGAAGCCGCCCGCCACGGCATGACGGTTCCGGCACGCATCGGCCTCTTTGGGGGCAGCTTCAACCCGCCGCATTTGGCGCACCTGGCGCTGGCACGGCTGGCCTTGACGCACCTGACGCTGGACGAAGTGCGCTGGCTGCCCGCCGGTGCGCCGTGGCAAAAACCGGCTGCGGCGTTGGCCCCGGCTGCGCTGCGGCGTGATATGGTGACGGCCCTCATCGCGGGCGAGCCGGGG is a genomic window of Vitreoscilla filiformis containing:
- the hemF gene encoding oxygen-dependent coproporphyrinogen oxidase; translated protein: MDIAAARAYFLGLQERIVSAAAALDGQPFLTDAWSRPPGGKLEGDGITRLIENGNLLERGGCNFSHVKGTALPPSATQHRPQLAGAAFEAMGVSLVFHPRNPYVPTVHMNVRMFAALPKDAEPVIWFGGGMDLTPYYGFEEDAVHFHRVCRESLAPFGKELHGRFKHWCDDYFFLKHRNEPRGVGGIFFDDFNELGFDRSFEMTQSVGDAFLKAYLPIAERRRDTPYGEREREFQAYRRGRYVEFNLVFDRGTLFGLQSGGRTEAILMSMPPVVNWRYQWAPEPGTPEARLYTDFLRPRDWAHENLA